The following proteins are co-located in the Candidatus Margulisiibacteriota bacterium genome:
- a CDS encoding 3-isopropylmalate dehydrogenase gives MSKKNYKIGVIGGDGTGPEVVAEALKVLKAVEKKFSIKCETTQLPYDGNRYLETGITITDEEINGLKKYDAVLLGAIGHPKVAPGILEKGILLKTRFGLDQYINLRPVKLYENVWTPLKDKGPEHIDFVVVRENTEGLYVGTGGSLKKGTKDEVAIQDSINTRKGVERCIRYAFELARKRDKKKQLTLVGKTNVLTYAFDLWERTFYEVAKEYPDIKPDYAHVDATCMWFVKNPEWFDVIVTDNLFGDIITDLGAMIQGGMGIAAGGNINPEGVSMFEPIGGSAPKYTGKNVINPLAAIGALQMLLENIGEEKAAAAVEKSIMAACKKMKSMAAGKMGYSTTEVGDMVAEGI, from the coding sequence ATGTCAAAGAAAAACTATAAGATAGGAGTTATCGGAGGGGACGGAACGGGGCCGGAAGTGGTTGCGGAAGCTCTAAAAGTTTTGAAGGCTGTCGAGAAAAAATTCAGCATCAAATGCGAAACCACCCAGCTCCCCTATGACGGCAACAGATATCTTGAGACAGGCATAACAATAACTGATGAAGAGATAAACGGGCTTAAGAAATATGACGCGGTGCTTCTTGGCGCAATCGGCCATCCAAAAGTGGCTCCCGGCATCCTTGAAAAAGGCATTTTGTTAAAGACAAGGTTCGGTCTTGATCAGTACATCAATCTGCGCCCGGTCAAGCTCTATGAGAATGTCTGGACACCGTTAAAGGACAAAGGGCCGGAGCACATAGACTTTGTGGTCGTAAGGGAAAATACCGAGGGGCTCTATGTAGGCACGGGGGGATCGCTCAAAAAAGGGACCAAGGATGAAGTCGCGATACAGGACTCGATAAACACCAGAAAAGGCGTTGAAAGGTGCATAAGGTACGCTTTTGAACTGGCAAGAAAACGGGACAAAAAGAAACAACTTACGCTGGTTGGAAAGACGAATGTTCTGACATATGCGTTCGATCTGTGGGAAAGAACATTCTATGAAGTGGCAAAAGAATATCCTGACATCAAACCGGACTACGCTCATGTGGACGCCACCTGCATGTGGTTTGTAAAGAACCCGGAATGGTTTGACGTTATTGTAACCGACAATTTGTTCGGAGACATAATAACCGACCTGGGAGCAATGATCCAGGGCGGAATGGGAATAGCAGCCGGCGGGAATATAAACCCCGAGGGTGTCTCGATGTTTGAGCCTATAGGCGGATCTGCGCCAAAATACACCGGAAAGAATGTTATAAATCCTCTCGCCGCGATCGGCGCTCTTCAGATGCTGCTTGAGAACATCGGCGAAGAAAAGGCTGCGGCAGCCGTTGAAAAGTCAATAATGGCCGCTTGCAAAAAGATGAAGTCGATGGCTGCGGGCAAGATGGGTTATTCAACAACAGAGGTCGGGGATATGGTTGCGGAAGGTATTTGA
- a CDS encoding thiamine phosphate synthase codes for MRSSIYAIIDADTNRLMEGLRVVEEAARFIWRDKELTKKIKYLRGKVKEAVFLASKGDERLLDSRNIKKDSGRKLYSEPEGKRPDLPSIITANIKRAQEAARVLEEFAKLIDPNVGREFKKIRFEIYEIEKCLCRGMRLYARADKLDFDLYVVTDPDVLGGRSPVDAVREIIKGGCRMIQLRDKKASIGQYYRWAKEIAEICRGVSRHAPRTKFIVNDYIDVCLAVGADGIHLGQSDIPVHVARKLLGLDKIIGLSTHSKQQALKGAKSGADYISIGPIFSTPSKPDNRTLGIEFVKWASKSIDTPFVAIGGINGTNIRDVIKAGARRVAVIRAAIAPKDIASSTKKLRRAFK; via the coding sequence GTGAGATCTTCAATTTACGCTATCATTGATGCCGACACCAACCGCTTAATGGAAGGACTCCGGGTTGTTGAAGAGGCCGCAAGATTTATTTGGCGCGACAAAGAACTCACAAAAAAGATAAAATATCTCCGCGGAAAAGTCAAAGAGGCAGTGTTTTTAGCGTCCAAAGGTGATGAAAGGCTTCTTGATTCAAGAAATATAAAAAAGGACAGCGGCAGAAAACTTTACTCTGAGCCCGAAGGGAAAAGACCGGACCTGCCCTCAATCATAACCGCGAACATCAAAAGAGCGCAGGAGGCGGCCAGGGTACTCGAAGAATTTGCAAAATTGATTGACCCGAATGTTGGCAGAGAATTTAAAAAGATTAGATTTGAAATATATGAGATTGAGAAATGCCTTTGTAGGGGCATGCGGCTGTATGCCCGTGCGGATAAATTAGATTTCGATCTCTATGTCGTTACCGATCCGGATGTGTTGGGCGGCAGGTCGCCGGTCGATGCGGTGAGGGAGATCATCAAAGGCGGGTGCAGGATGATCCAGTTGAGAGATAAGAAAGCCTCAATTGGGCAGTATTACAGGTGGGCCAAGGAAATTGCGGAAATATGTAGGGGCGTGTCGAGACACGCCCCCAGGACAAAATTCATCGTCAATGATTATATTGATGTGTGCCTGGCCGTGGGCGCGGACGGGATACATTTGGGCCAATCGGATATCCCCGTTCATGTTGCAAGAAAGCTTTTGGGCCTGGATAAGATCATAGGCCTTTCCACGCATAGCAAACAGCAGGCGTTAAAAGGCGCCAAAAGCGGAGCCGACTATATAAGTATCGGCCCTATATTCTCCACGCCAAGCAAACCTGATAACCGCACACTTGGCATTGAGTTTGTTAAGTGGGCTTCAAAGAGCATAGATACTCCGTTCGTTGCGATAGGGGGCATAAATGGAACGAATATCCGCGATGTGATCAAGGCCGGCGCCAGGCGGGTTGCCGTTATACGCGCCGCGATCGCCCCAAAAGACATAGCTTCTTCAACAAAAAAATTAAGGAGGGCTTTTAAATGA
- a CDS encoding thiazole synthase produces MSEELVIAGRKFRSRLMLGTGKYKTFELMKEALDASGCEIVTVAVRRVNLDKPQEKSLLDYIDRNKYFILPNTAGCYSVDEAVRIARLGKAAGLTNWVKLEVIADPKYLFPDPIATIEAAKILIKEGFIVLPYTTDDVTVAKKLAEIGCSTVMPGASFIGSGQGVPNYAKIKLIKASVSVPVVVDSGIGCASDAAVAMETGADACLINTAVAEAENPVLMAESMKLAVEAGRKSFLSGRMPVREYASASSPAAGISK; encoded by the coding sequence ATGAGCGAGGAACTTGTAATAGCGGGGCGAAAATTCAGGTCAAGACTAATGCTGGGGACCGGAAAATACAAGACTTTTGAGTTAATGAAAGAAGCCCTTGATGCCTCCGGCTGCGAGATCGTTACGGTTGCCGTGCGCAGAGTGAATCTGGACAAGCCGCAGGAAAAAAGCCTGCTTGACTATATAGACAGAAACAAGTACTTTATTCTTCCCAATACCGCAGGCTGCTACAGCGTGGACGAGGCTGTCAGGATAGCCAGGCTTGGAAAGGCCGCTGGACTTACAAACTGGGTTAAACTGGAAGTGATCGCTGATCCAAAATATCTTTTTCCTGACCCTATAGCCACGATAGAGGCCGCAAAGATACTGATCAAAGAAGGTTTTATAGTTCTTCCCTATACCACCGATGATGTAACGGTCGCAAAAAAGCTTGCCGAGATAGGATGCTCCACGGTAATGCCGGGAGCCTCGTTCATAGGGTCCGGTCAGGGAGTGCCTAATTATGCCAAGATAAAACTTATTAAGGCGTCGGTATCTGTTCCTGTGGTGGTGGATTCCGGCATCGGCTGTGCCTCAGATGCCGCTGTAGCCATGGAAACAGGGGCGGATGCGTGTCTTATCAATACTGCAGTAGCCGAGGCCGAAAATCCAGTTCTGATGGCTGAGTCAATGAAGCTTGCGGTGGAAGCCGGCAGAAAGTCGTTTCTTTCCGGAAGAATGCCCGTCAGGGAATATGCCAGTGCAAGTTCGCCTGCAGCAGGCATCTCAAAATAG
- the leuD gene encoding 3-isopropylmalate dehydratase small subunit → MQGKVWKFKDNIDTDLIIPARYLNTHDPAELAKHCMEDADPEFAKKAGKGDFIVAGENFGCGSSREHAPVAIKAAGISAVIAKSFARIFFRNSINVGLPIMEIKETDEISEGDILKVDLEKGTINDGTTGKTYRAEPFPEFMKNIIDKGGLVQHVKEKL, encoded by the coding sequence ATGCAAGGCAAAGTCTGGAAATTCAAAGACAATATCGATACTGACCTCATAATACCGGCCAGATATCTGAACACGCATGATCCTGCGGAGCTGGCAAAGCATTGCATGGAGGATGCCGACCCTGAGTTCGCAAAAAAAGCGGGCAAGGGGGATTTTATTGTCGCAGGTGAAAATTTCGGCTGCGGCTCATCCCGCGAACACGCTCCGGTCGCGATCAAGGCCGCCGGTATTTCGGCTGTTATCGCAAAGTCTTTTGCCAGGATATTTTTCAGGAATTCCATTAATGTCGGGCTTCCGATAATGGAAATAAAAGAAACTGACGAGATAAGCGAAGGAGACATCCTGAAGGTGGACCTGGAAAAAGGCACGATAAATGATGGAACAACAGGAAAAACCTACAGAGCCGAACCGTTCCCGGAGTTCATGAAGAACATAATAGACAAAGGAGGCCTTGTACAGCATGTCAAAGAAAAACTATAA